From Cardiocondyla obscurior isolate alpha-2009 linkage group LG09, Cobs3.1, whole genome shotgun sequence, one genomic window encodes:
- the LOC139105691 gene encoding guanine nucleotide exchange factor DBS isoform X1, with amino-acid sequence MAGSPTSIENQIDSFLEQFKRSASRAMEETAAHHHHSGSYNACSSSISRSRSGNLDLELLEAEDVESMTGEIENGDLAVRDVADLLQAQYAIIAGGKTREGCPIITFPDNGNFHNLTDLDYQRLMLYLTSVPTLQEADLGFHLIIDRRNDKWNSVKTVLLKISAFFPGLVHVAYVLRPVGFLQKAISEVSNKLFREDFKFRVIFLANVAELHEFIDTEQLTEQLGGDLPYCHHTWIQNRISLEKFSSMTQDVSLALDSFTRRLAEVEFPNNTIATTTLLSQQQAEYNELKEEILSAARHGEALLDSVRQLTGKGTADRLGNVAAVERLLVQLEETERTFDLFWSHHSSRLRHCLALRQFEQDFRELQATLDQHLKTAEEMTEVGETQTRVEQLLHDTSAFQRICRGDIDRAEEVISAGQQLLSGRHQCPADVVEPKCVELQRVCTILSQRLERRLVMLTKCRELMERIDKANTWCTRGIELLASQNSNTPPDQALQELQQLIEAAEEFHHPRCIFQDSVMPETKALITQVLQRIEDVSLMCDKRIMALKQQLIKPARPVQTVTPEPVKPLQSLPQIVKSGRILKKANTMPKMEMSPIEGESSSPESEPRDVEALRLKRGHVLTELVETERIYVAELGSIVKGYKMEMTNEGMAYLIPAALVGKADVLFGNLEDIYIFHGETFLRDLENCISNTELVALCFVQRREMFFRLYSYYCQNIPRSERLREQIQSEPQFLAACQQKLGHKLPLAAYLLKPVQRITKYQLLLKDLLKYSDEPSCCTELQEALDCMLVVLKCVNDSMHQTAITGFGGDLSAQGELLLQGSFSVWSSSKRERLLRLKPSQRHIFLYEKALIFCKLSKPQAHDKATYHFKRYLKMSQIGLTESVKGDARRFEIWLQGRAEVHTIQASNIDVKQSWVRQIKGVLMSQLAELKGKQNSALQKSNHKPLRQTISWEAQGSISGSLRTLSIDSNSVISHMTDVSQSTEEDTAWSSENSNTDEEDAFGDNPGPAPGGRYVALADYCAVGQSEVTMREGDTLELLKVGCAGWWFVKLIGSGVEGWAPAAYLEPISRKTSRSSQSVNSQETI; translated from the exons ATGGCGGGCTCGCCCACCAGCATCGAGAACCAGATCGACAGCTTCCTGGAGCAGTTCAAGCGCAGCGCCTCCCGGGCGATGGAGGAGACCGCCGCTCACCATCACCACTCGGGTAGCTACAACGCCTGCAGCAGCAGCatcagccgcagccgcagtgGCAACCTGGACCTGGAACTGCTCGAGGCGG AAGATGTGGAGAGTATGACAGGCGAGATAGAAAATGGAGACTTGGCAGTTCGAGACGTCGCAGACCTTCTCCAAGCACAATATGCTATTATTGCTG gaggAAAGACGCGAGAAGGATGTCCTATAATCACATTTCCAGATAATGgcaattttcataatttaactGATTTGGACTATCAACGTCTCATGCTGTATCTTACTTCTGTGCCAAC GTTGCAAGAAGCTGATCTTGGGTTTCACTTGATAATTGATCGGAGAAATGATAAGTGGAATTCAGTAAAAACGGTGCTGTTAAAGATTTCT GCATTTTTTCCTGGTTTGGTTCACGTCGCCTATGTGCTACGACCGGTCGGATTTTTACAAAAGGCCATTTCGGAAGTGTCGAATAAATTGTTCCGGGAAGATTTTAAGTTCAGGGTCATATTTTTAGCTAACGTCGCCGAGCTGCACGAGTTTATAGATACGGAACAGCTCACTGAACAACTTGGTGGCGATTTACCGTATTGCCATCATACTTGGATACAGAATAGAATT agtttagaaaaattttcatcGATGACGCAAGACGTATCTCTCGCGTTAGATTCCTTCACGCGACGTTTGGCCGAAGTAGAATTTCCAAATAATACTATTGCAACGACAACGCTATTATCGCAACAACAAGCTGAATATAATGAGTTAAAAGAAGAGATACTTAGCGCCGCTAGACACGGAGAAGCTCTTTTAGACAGTGTACGGCAGCTAACTGGAAAAGGAACAGCAGACAGATTAGGAAATGTTGCTGCAGTAGaaag attactCGTTCAGTTGGAGGAAACCGAGCGAACCTTCGATTTGTTTTGGTCGCATCATAGCTCACGTTTGAGGCATTGTCTGGCTCTACGACAATTCGAACAAGATTTTCGGGAATTGCAAGCAACGTTAGATCAGCATTTAAAGACAGCGGAAGAAATGACGGAGGTCGGCGAGACGCAAACGAGAGTCGAGCAATTGTTGCACGATACATCAGCATTTCAGCGAATATGCAGa GGAGACATAGATCGTGCGGAAGAGGTGATATCTGCTGGTCAACAGCTATTGTCTGGCAGACATCAGTGCCCGGCGGACGTTGTGGAACCTAAGTGTGTGGAATTGCAGAGAGTCTGCACCATTCTAAGTCAGAGATTGGAGAGACGATTGGTCATGTTAACTAAGTGTAGGGAACTTATGGAGCGTATAGATAAG gCTAATACATGGTGTACGCGAGGGATCGAACTGTTGGCGTCGCAGAACAGCAACACGCCACCGGATCAAGCACTACAAGAATTACAACAATTGATCGAAGCCGCGGAGGAATTTCATCATCCCCGATGTATCTTTCAGGATTCCGTAATGCCGGAGACTAAAGCGCTCATCACGCAA GTTTTGCAAAGGATAGAAGATGTATCTTTAATGTGCGATAAGAGAATAATGGCACTAAAACAACAGTTGATAAAACCAGCTAGACCAGTACAAACCGTTACTCCAGAACCAGTTAAACCTTTACAATCACTGCCTCAAATTGTAAAGTCTGGTAGAATTCTCAAAAAAGCAAATACCATGCCAAAg ATGGAGATGAGTCCTATAGAAGGAGAATCTTCTTCACCAGAAAGTGAGCCTCGGGATGTCGAAGCTTTGCGCTTAAAGCGCGGTCACGTATTGACAGAGCTTGTAGAAACCGAGCGAATTTACGTCGCTGAACTTGGTTCGATTGTTAAAGGCTACAAGATGGAAATGACGAACGAGGGAATGGCTTATTTAATACCCGCGGCACTAGTTGGTAAAGCAGACGTGTTGTTTGGAAATTTAgaagatatttatatttttcatggGGAGACATTTCTAAGAGATTTGGAGAATTGCATTTCGAATACTGAGCTCGTCGCTTTATGCTTTGTGCAAAGG cgcGAGATGTTCTTTAGATTGTACAGTTATTATTGTCAGAATATTCCGCGATCTGAAAGATTGCGCGAACAGATACAAAGCGAGCCGCAGTTTCTTGCAGCTTGTCAACAGAAGCTTGGTCATAAGCTACCACTAGCTGCATATCTTCTCAAGCCTGTTCAGCGAATTACCAAGTATCAATTATTGTTAaaggatttattaaaatatagcGACGAACCTTCGTGCTGTACTGAGTTGCAGGAAGCATTGGATTGCATGTTAGTTGTGTTAAAATGCGTTAATGATAGTATGCACCAAACTGCGATAACGGGTTTTGGA GGCGATCTGAGTGCACAGggtgaattattattacaagGCTCATTTAGTGTCTGGAGTAGCAGTAAGCGGGAGCGATTATTACGACTAAAACCATCTCAACGACATATTTTCTTGTACGAGAAGGCATTGATATTTTGTAAGCTTAGCAAGCCTCAGGCCCATGATAAAGCCACGTATCATTTTAAGAGATATTTGAAG aTGTCGCAGATTGGTTTAACAGAATCAGTGAAAGGTGATGCTAGGCGTTTCGAGATATGGTTACAGGGTAGAGCTGAGGTGCATACTATACAAGCGTCAAACATCGACGTGAAACAATCTTGGGTACGCCAGATTAAAGGCGTTCTGATGTCTCAATTAGCCGAGCTCAAAGGCAAACAAAATTCGGCTCTTCAAAAATCCAATCATAA gcCATTACGGCAAACTATTTCGTGGGAAGCTCAAGGCAGTATATCGGGATCTCTGCGAACGTTATCCATTGATAGCAACAGCGTCATCTCCCACATGACCGATGTGTCGCAGTCCACAGAGGAAGATACAGCGTGGAGTTCGGAAAATAGTAATACAGACGAGGAAGACGCTTTTGGTGATAATCCGGGACCGGCACCT GGTGGAAGATACGTGGCATTGGCTGATTACTGTGCAGTGGGACAATCGGAAGTCACGATGCGTGAGGGCGATACCTTGGAACTTCTCAAAGTCGGCTGTGCCGGCTGGTGGTTCGTCAAACTGATCGGCAGCGGCGTGGAGGGCTGGGCGCCCGCGGCGTACTTGGAACCAATCAGTCGAAAAACGTCACGCAGTTCACAATCGGTGAATAGTCAAGAGACCATATGA
- the LOC139105691 gene encoding guanine nucleotide exchange factor DBS isoform X3 — MILRRKSPHTCNCPCHQHCSTKCTEDVESMTGEIENGDLAVRDVADLLQAQYAIIAGGKTREGCPIITFPDNGNFHNLTDLDYQRLMLYLTSVPTLQEADLGFHLIIDRRNDKWNSVKTVLLKISAFFPGLVHVAYVLRPVGFLQKAISEVSNKLFREDFKFRVIFLANVAELHEFIDTEQLTEQLGGDLPYCHHTWIQNRISLEKFSSMTQDVSLALDSFTRRLAEVEFPNNTIATTTLLSQQQAEYNELKEEILSAARHGEALLDSVRQLTGKGTADRLGNVAAVERLLVQLEETERTFDLFWSHHSSRLRHCLALRQFEQDFRELQATLDQHLKTAEEMTEVGETQTRVEQLLHDTSAFQRICRGDIDRAEEVISAGQQLLSGRHQCPADVVEPKCVELQRVCTILSQRLERRLVMLTKCRELMERIDKANTWCTRGIELLASQNSNTPPDQALQELQQLIEAAEEFHHPRCIFQDSVMPETKALITQVLQRIEDVSLMCDKRIMALKQQLIKPARPVQTVTPEPVKPLQSLPQIVKSGRILKKANTMPKMEMSPIEGESSSPESEPRDVEALRLKRGHVLTELVETERIYVAELGSIVKGYKMEMTNEGMAYLIPAALVGKADVLFGNLEDIYIFHGETFLRDLENCISNTELVALCFVQRREMFFRLYSYYCQNIPRSERLREQIQSEPQFLAACQQKLGHKLPLAAYLLKPVQRITKYQLLLKDLLKYSDEPSCCTELQEALDCMLVVLKCVNDSMHQTAITGFGGDLSAQGELLLQGSFSVWSSSKRERLLRLKPSQRHIFLYEKALIFCKLSKPQAHDKATYHFKRYLKMSQIGLTESVKGDARRFEIWLQGRAEVHTIQASNIDVKQSWVRQIKGVLMSQLAELKGKQNSALQKSNHKPLRQTISWEAQGSISGSLRTLSIDSNSVISHMTDVSQSTEEDTAWSSENSNTDEEDAFGDNPGPAPGGRYVALADYCAVGQSEVTMREGDTLELLKVGCAGWWFVKLIGSGVEGWAPAAYLEPISRKTSRSSQSVNSQETI; from the exons ATGATTCTCCGCCGAAAGTCGCCGCATACCTGCAATTGTCCTTGCCATCAGCACTGCTCAACGAAATGCACAG AAGATGTGGAGAGTATGACAGGCGAGATAGAAAATGGAGACTTGGCAGTTCGAGACGTCGCAGACCTTCTCCAAGCACAATATGCTATTATTGCTG gaggAAAGACGCGAGAAGGATGTCCTATAATCACATTTCCAGATAATGgcaattttcataatttaactGATTTGGACTATCAACGTCTCATGCTGTATCTTACTTCTGTGCCAAC GTTGCAAGAAGCTGATCTTGGGTTTCACTTGATAATTGATCGGAGAAATGATAAGTGGAATTCAGTAAAAACGGTGCTGTTAAAGATTTCT GCATTTTTTCCTGGTTTGGTTCACGTCGCCTATGTGCTACGACCGGTCGGATTTTTACAAAAGGCCATTTCGGAAGTGTCGAATAAATTGTTCCGGGAAGATTTTAAGTTCAGGGTCATATTTTTAGCTAACGTCGCCGAGCTGCACGAGTTTATAGATACGGAACAGCTCACTGAACAACTTGGTGGCGATTTACCGTATTGCCATCATACTTGGATACAGAATAGAATT agtttagaaaaattttcatcGATGACGCAAGACGTATCTCTCGCGTTAGATTCCTTCACGCGACGTTTGGCCGAAGTAGAATTTCCAAATAATACTATTGCAACGACAACGCTATTATCGCAACAACAAGCTGAATATAATGAGTTAAAAGAAGAGATACTTAGCGCCGCTAGACACGGAGAAGCTCTTTTAGACAGTGTACGGCAGCTAACTGGAAAAGGAACAGCAGACAGATTAGGAAATGTTGCTGCAGTAGaaag attactCGTTCAGTTGGAGGAAACCGAGCGAACCTTCGATTTGTTTTGGTCGCATCATAGCTCACGTTTGAGGCATTGTCTGGCTCTACGACAATTCGAACAAGATTTTCGGGAATTGCAAGCAACGTTAGATCAGCATTTAAAGACAGCGGAAGAAATGACGGAGGTCGGCGAGACGCAAACGAGAGTCGAGCAATTGTTGCACGATACATCAGCATTTCAGCGAATATGCAGa GGAGACATAGATCGTGCGGAAGAGGTGATATCTGCTGGTCAACAGCTATTGTCTGGCAGACATCAGTGCCCGGCGGACGTTGTGGAACCTAAGTGTGTGGAATTGCAGAGAGTCTGCACCATTCTAAGTCAGAGATTGGAGAGACGATTGGTCATGTTAACTAAGTGTAGGGAACTTATGGAGCGTATAGATAAG gCTAATACATGGTGTACGCGAGGGATCGAACTGTTGGCGTCGCAGAACAGCAACACGCCACCGGATCAAGCACTACAAGAATTACAACAATTGATCGAAGCCGCGGAGGAATTTCATCATCCCCGATGTATCTTTCAGGATTCCGTAATGCCGGAGACTAAAGCGCTCATCACGCAA GTTTTGCAAAGGATAGAAGATGTATCTTTAATGTGCGATAAGAGAATAATGGCACTAAAACAACAGTTGATAAAACCAGCTAGACCAGTACAAACCGTTACTCCAGAACCAGTTAAACCTTTACAATCACTGCCTCAAATTGTAAAGTCTGGTAGAATTCTCAAAAAAGCAAATACCATGCCAAAg ATGGAGATGAGTCCTATAGAAGGAGAATCTTCTTCACCAGAAAGTGAGCCTCGGGATGTCGAAGCTTTGCGCTTAAAGCGCGGTCACGTATTGACAGAGCTTGTAGAAACCGAGCGAATTTACGTCGCTGAACTTGGTTCGATTGTTAAAGGCTACAAGATGGAAATGACGAACGAGGGAATGGCTTATTTAATACCCGCGGCACTAGTTGGTAAAGCAGACGTGTTGTTTGGAAATTTAgaagatatttatatttttcatggGGAGACATTTCTAAGAGATTTGGAGAATTGCATTTCGAATACTGAGCTCGTCGCTTTATGCTTTGTGCAAAGG cgcGAGATGTTCTTTAGATTGTACAGTTATTATTGTCAGAATATTCCGCGATCTGAAAGATTGCGCGAACAGATACAAAGCGAGCCGCAGTTTCTTGCAGCTTGTCAACAGAAGCTTGGTCATAAGCTACCACTAGCTGCATATCTTCTCAAGCCTGTTCAGCGAATTACCAAGTATCAATTATTGTTAaaggatttattaaaatatagcGACGAACCTTCGTGCTGTACTGAGTTGCAGGAAGCATTGGATTGCATGTTAGTTGTGTTAAAATGCGTTAATGATAGTATGCACCAAACTGCGATAACGGGTTTTGGA GGCGATCTGAGTGCACAGggtgaattattattacaagGCTCATTTAGTGTCTGGAGTAGCAGTAAGCGGGAGCGATTATTACGACTAAAACCATCTCAACGACATATTTTCTTGTACGAGAAGGCATTGATATTTTGTAAGCTTAGCAAGCCTCAGGCCCATGATAAAGCCACGTATCATTTTAAGAGATATTTGAAG aTGTCGCAGATTGGTTTAACAGAATCAGTGAAAGGTGATGCTAGGCGTTTCGAGATATGGTTACAGGGTAGAGCTGAGGTGCATACTATACAAGCGTCAAACATCGACGTGAAACAATCTTGGGTACGCCAGATTAAAGGCGTTCTGATGTCTCAATTAGCCGAGCTCAAAGGCAAACAAAATTCGGCTCTTCAAAAATCCAATCATAA gcCATTACGGCAAACTATTTCGTGGGAAGCTCAAGGCAGTATATCGGGATCTCTGCGAACGTTATCCATTGATAGCAACAGCGTCATCTCCCACATGACCGATGTGTCGCAGTCCACAGAGGAAGATACAGCGTGGAGTTCGGAAAATAGTAATACAGACGAGGAAGACGCTTTTGGTGATAATCCGGGACCGGCACCT GGTGGAAGATACGTGGCATTGGCTGATTACTGTGCAGTGGGACAATCGGAAGTCACGATGCGTGAGGGCGATACCTTGGAACTTCTCAAAGTCGGCTGTGCCGGCTGGTGGTTCGTCAAACTGATCGGCAGCGGCGTGGAGGGCTGGGCGCCCGCGGCGTACTTGGAACCAATCAGTCGAAAAACGTCACGCAGTTCACAATCGGTGAATAGTCAAGAGACCATATGA
- the LOC139105691 gene encoding guanine nucleotide exchange factor DBS isoform X2 has product MAGSPTSIENQIDSFLEQFKRSASRAMEETAAHHHHSGSYNACSSSISRSRSGNLDLELLEADVESMTGEIENGDLAVRDVADLLQAQYAIIAGGKTREGCPIITFPDNGNFHNLTDLDYQRLMLYLTSVPTLQEADLGFHLIIDRRNDKWNSVKTVLLKISAFFPGLVHVAYVLRPVGFLQKAISEVSNKLFREDFKFRVIFLANVAELHEFIDTEQLTEQLGGDLPYCHHTWIQNRISLEKFSSMTQDVSLALDSFTRRLAEVEFPNNTIATTTLLSQQQAEYNELKEEILSAARHGEALLDSVRQLTGKGTADRLGNVAAVERLLVQLEETERTFDLFWSHHSSRLRHCLALRQFEQDFRELQATLDQHLKTAEEMTEVGETQTRVEQLLHDTSAFQRICRGDIDRAEEVISAGQQLLSGRHQCPADVVEPKCVELQRVCTILSQRLERRLVMLTKCRELMERIDKANTWCTRGIELLASQNSNTPPDQALQELQQLIEAAEEFHHPRCIFQDSVMPETKALITQVLQRIEDVSLMCDKRIMALKQQLIKPARPVQTVTPEPVKPLQSLPQIVKSGRILKKANTMPKMEMSPIEGESSSPESEPRDVEALRLKRGHVLTELVETERIYVAELGSIVKGYKMEMTNEGMAYLIPAALVGKADVLFGNLEDIYIFHGETFLRDLENCISNTELVALCFVQRREMFFRLYSYYCQNIPRSERLREQIQSEPQFLAACQQKLGHKLPLAAYLLKPVQRITKYQLLLKDLLKYSDEPSCCTELQEALDCMLVVLKCVNDSMHQTAITGFGGDLSAQGELLLQGSFSVWSSSKRERLLRLKPSQRHIFLYEKALIFCKLSKPQAHDKATYHFKRYLKMSQIGLTESVKGDARRFEIWLQGRAEVHTIQASNIDVKQSWVRQIKGVLMSQLAELKGKQNSALQKSNHKPLRQTISWEAQGSISGSLRTLSIDSNSVISHMTDVSQSTEEDTAWSSENSNTDEEDAFGDNPGPAPGGRYVALADYCAVGQSEVTMREGDTLELLKVGCAGWWFVKLIGSGVEGWAPAAYLEPISRKTSRSSQSVNSQETI; this is encoded by the exons ATGGCGGGCTCGCCCACCAGCATCGAGAACCAGATCGACAGCTTCCTGGAGCAGTTCAAGCGCAGCGCCTCCCGGGCGATGGAGGAGACCGCCGCTCACCATCACCACTCGGGTAGCTACAACGCCTGCAGCAGCAGCatcagccgcagccgcagtgGCAACCTGGACCTGGAACTGCTCGAGGCGG ATGTGGAGAGTATGACAGGCGAGATAGAAAATGGAGACTTGGCAGTTCGAGACGTCGCAGACCTTCTCCAAGCACAATATGCTATTATTGCTG gaggAAAGACGCGAGAAGGATGTCCTATAATCACATTTCCAGATAATGgcaattttcataatttaactGATTTGGACTATCAACGTCTCATGCTGTATCTTACTTCTGTGCCAAC GTTGCAAGAAGCTGATCTTGGGTTTCACTTGATAATTGATCGGAGAAATGATAAGTGGAATTCAGTAAAAACGGTGCTGTTAAAGATTTCT GCATTTTTTCCTGGTTTGGTTCACGTCGCCTATGTGCTACGACCGGTCGGATTTTTACAAAAGGCCATTTCGGAAGTGTCGAATAAATTGTTCCGGGAAGATTTTAAGTTCAGGGTCATATTTTTAGCTAACGTCGCCGAGCTGCACGAGTTTATAGATACGGAACAGCTCACTGAACAACTTGGTGGCGATTTACCGTATTGCCATCATACTTGGATACAGAATAGAATT agtttagaaaaattttcatcGATGACGCAAGACGTATCTCTCGCGTTAGATTCCTTCACGCGACGTTTGGCCGAAGTAGAATTTCCAAATAATACTATTGCAACGACAACGCTATTATCGCAACAACAAGCTGAATATAATGAGTTAAAAGAAGAGATACTTAGCGCCGCTAGACACGGAGAAGCTCTTTTAGACAGTGTACGGCAGCTAACTGGAAAAGGAACAGCAGACAGATTAGGAAATGTTGCTGCAGTAGaaag attactCGTTCAGTTGGAGGAAACCGAGCGAACCTTCGATTTGTTTTGGTCGCATCATAGCTCACGTTTGAGGCATTGTCTGGCTCTACGACAATTCGAACAAGATTTTCGGGAATTGCAAGCAACGTTAGATCAGCATTTAAAGACAGCGGAAGAAATGACGGAGGTCGGCGAGACGCAAACGAGAGTCGAGCAATTGTTGCACGATACATCAGCATTTCAGCGAATATGCAGa GGAGACATAGATCGTGCGGAAGAGGTGATATCTGCTGGTCAACAGCTATTGTCTGGCAGACATCAGTGCCCGGCGGACGTTGTGGAACCTAAGTGTGTGGAATTGCAGAGAGTCTGCACCATTCTAAGTCAGAGATTGGAGAGACGATTGGTCATGTTAACTAAGTGTAGGGAACTTATGGAGCGTATAGATAAG gCTAATACATGGTGTACGCGAGGGATCGAACTGTTGGCGTCGCAGAACAGCAACACGCCACCGGATCAAGCACTACAAGAATTACAACAATTGATCGAAGCCGCGGAGGAATTTCATCATCCCCGATGTATCTTTCAGGATTCCGTAATGCCGGAGACTAAAGCGCTCATCACGCAA GTTTTGCAAAGGATAGAAGATGTATCTTTAATGTGCGATAAGAGAATAATGGCACTAAAACAACAGTTGATAAAACCAGCTAGACCAGTACAAACCGTTACTCCAGAACCAGTTAAACCTTTACAATCACTGCCTCAAATTGTAAAGTCTGGTAGAATTCTCAAAAAAGCAAATACCATGCCAAAg ATGGAGATGAGTCCTATAGAAGGAGAATCTTCTTCACCAGAAAGTGAGCCTCGGGATGTCGAAGCTTTGCGCTTAAAGCGCGGTCACGTATTGACAGAGCTTGTAGAAACCGAGCGAATTTACGTCGCTGAACTTGGTTCGATTGTTAAAGGCTACAAGATGGAAATGACGAACGAGGGAATGGCTTATTTAATACCCGCGGCACTAGTTGGTAAAGCAGACGTGTTGTTTGGAAATTTAgaagatatttatatttttcatggGGAGACATTTCTAAGAGATTTGGAGAATTGCATTTCGAATACTGAGCTCGTCGCTTTATGCTTTGTGCAAAGG cgcGAGATGTTCTTTAGATTGTACAGTTATTATTGTCAGAATATTCCGCGATCTGAAAGATTGCGCGAACAGATACAAAGCGAGCCGCAGTTTCTTGCAGCTTGTCAACAGAAGCTTGGTCATAAGCTACCACTAGCTGCATATCTTCTCAAGCCTGTTCAGCGAATTACCAAGTATCAATTATTGTTAaaggatttattaaaatatagcGACGAACCTTCGTGCTGTACTGAGTTGCAGGAAGCATTGGATTGCATGTTAGTTGTGTTAAAATGCGTTAATGATAGTATGCACCAAACTGCGATAACGGGTTTTGGA GGCGATCTGAGTGCACAGggtgaattattattacaagGCTCATTTAGTGTCTGGAGTAGCAGTAAGCGGGAGCGATTATTACGACTAAAACCATCTCAACGACATATTTTCTTGTACGAGAAGGCATTGATATTTTGTAAGCTTAGCAAGCCTCAGGCCCATGATAAAGCCACGTATCATTTTAAGAGATATTTGAAG aTGTCGCAGATTGGTTTAACAGAATCAGTGAAAGGTGATGCTAGGCGTTTCGAGATATGGTTACAGGGTAGAGCTGAGGTGCATACTATACAAGCGTCAAACATCGACGTGAAACAATCTTGGGTACGCCAGATTAAAGGCGTTCTGATGTCTCAATTAGCCGAGCTCAAAGGCAAACAAAATTCGGCTCTTCAAAAATCCAATCATAA gcCATTACGGCAAACTATTTCGTGGGAAGCTCAAGGCAGTATATCGGGATCTCTGCGAACGTTATCCATTGATAGCAACAGCGTCATCTCCCACATGACCGATGTGTCGCAGTCCACAGAGGAAGATACAGCGTGGAGTTCGGAAAATAGTAATACAGACGAGGAAGACGCTTTTGGTGATAATCCGGGACCGGCACCT GGTGGAAGATACGTGGCATTGGCTGATTACTGTGCAGTGGGACAATCGGAAGTCACGATGCGTGAGGGCGATACCTTGGAACTTCTCAAAGTCGGCTGTGCCGGCTGGTGGTTCGTCAAACTGATCGGCAGCGGCGTGGAGGGCTGGGCGCCCGCGGCGTACTTGGAACCAATCAGTCGAAAAACGTCACGCAGTTCACAATCGGTGAATAGTCAAGAGACCATATGA